One Gordonia mangrovi genomic region harbors:
- a CDS encoding lycopene cyclase family protein has product MTPHVAVLGAGPAGRGLAHRLLVAGFDVTVVEAHPTRPWRATYACWSDELPDWVAQTALAAQVDTVGVIGHTATELARGYSVFDTVALQRSLTLEDGHVVGGRVGEVDGGLVHLTDGTTVAADVVVDCRGTAARHAPRQTAFGIVVDEATARRHLDGGAALLMDWRTSGGDRALLPSFLYAIPLGDNEFLLEETCLAGRPALPLDVLERRLCDRLGGLPADVRRTERVSFPLLAASARPWRQHPFRYGAAGGFLHPTTGYSVAAALRGADEVVAAISAGTDPASALWPRAARAVYRLRLRGLGVLLKLDADQTLRFFDAFFAMPLSAQRGYLSDRGDLAATLEAMARVFAGLDMSMRTAVARGCLGVPQPDA; this is encoded by the coding sequence GTGACACCCCACGTCGCGGTGCTCGGAGCGGGCCCGGCCGGCCGCGGTCTCGCCCATCGCCTCCTGGTCGCCGGGTTCGACGTCACCGTCGTGGAGGCGCACCCGACCCGGCCGTGGCGGGCGACGTACGCCTGCTGGTCCGATGAACTGCCCGACTGGGTGGCGCAGACCGCGCTGGCGGCCCAGGTGGACACGGTCGGGGTGATCGGCCACACGGCAACCGAACTCGCACGCGGCTACAGCGTGTTCGACACCGTGGCCCTGCAACGATCCCTCACGCTCGAGGACGGACACGTCGTCGGCGGGCGTGTCGGGGAGGTCGACGGCGGACTCGTCCACCTGACCGACGGCACCACCGTCGCCGCCGATGTGGTGGTTGACTGTCGCGGAACGGCAGCGCGCCACGCTCCCCGCCAGACTGCTTTCGGCATCGTCGTCGACGAGGCCACGGCCCGGCGCCACCTCGATGGCGGTGCCGCTCTGCTGATGGATTGGCGTACCTCCGGCGGCGACCGGGCACTGCTGCCGTCGTTCCTGTATGCGATCCCTCTCGGCGACAACGAGTTTCTGCTCGAAGAGACATGCCTCGCCGGCCGGCCCGCGCTGCCGCTCGACGTGCTCGAGCGTCGGCTGTGCGATCGGCTCGGCGGTCTCCCCGCCGACGTGCGGCGAACCGAACGGGTGTCGTTCCCGCTGCTGGCGGCCTCCGCGCGACCCTGGCGTCAGCACCCGTTCCGGTACGGGGCTGCGGGCGGTTTCCTGCATCCCACCACCGGATACAGTGTCGCGGCGGCACTGCGCGGCGCCGATGAGGTCGTCGCCGCGATCTCCGCCGGCACCGATCCCGCGTCCGCGCTGTGGCCGCGGGCCGCCCGGGCCGTGTATCGCCTCCGGCTGCGCGGTCTCGGCGTGCTGCTCAAGCTCGATGCGGACCAGACCCTGCGGTTCTTCGACGCCTTCTTCGCGATGCCGTTGTCCGCCCAGCGCGGCTATCTCAGCGATCGCGGCGACCTGGCCGCGACACTGGAGGCAATGGCCCGGGTATTCGCCGGACTCGACATGTCCATGCGCACGGCGGTCGCCCGCGGATGTCTGGGCGTTCCGCAGCCCGACGCCTAA
- a CDS encoding SDR family oxidoreductase — MSEPQRTSTLNNPTSDLTGKSAVVTGASRGIGLAIATELARRGASVVITARKPEPLSAAADEIRAAVDGATVVVSPGNAGDESHRAEAVAAAVELGGIDILVNNTGINPIMGPLMDADLSAVRKIFDVNVAGTLGFIQEAYRAGMREHGGSIVNISSVAGLRSTGAIAAYGASKAALIRMTEELAWELGPRIRVNAIAPSVVRTKFASGLIAGDNEAQIAAGYPMGRIGEPDDVARAVAFLAGEESSWITGETIRVDGGMMATGGA; from the coding sequence GTGAGCGAACCGCAACGCACCTCCACCCTCAACAACCCCACCAGTGATCTGACCGGGAAGTCGGCCGTCGTGACCGGCGCCAGCCGCGGTATCGGCCTGGCCATCGCCACCGAACTGGCACGACGCGGCGCATCGGTGGTGATCACTGCGCGCAAACCCGAACCCCTGTCGGCCGCGGCCGACGAGATCCGCGCCGCCGTGGACGGTGCGACCGTCGTGGTGTCGCCCGGAAATGCCGGTGACGAATCTCACCGCGCCGAGGCGGTCGCCGCCGCCGTCGAACTCGGCGGAATCGACATTCTGGTGAACAACACCGGCATCAACCCCATCATGGGCCCGCTGATGGACGCCGACCTGAGCGCGGTCCGCAAGATCTTCGATGTCAACGTCGCGGGCACCCTCGGCTTCATCCAGGAGGCCTACCGCGCCGGGATGCGCGAACACGGCGGTTCCATCGTCAACATCTCCTCGGTTGCCGGACTGCGGTCCACCGGAGCCATCGCCGCCTACGGCGCGTCGAAGGCCGCATTGATCCGGATGACCGAAGAACTCGCCTGGGAATTGGGGCCCCGGATCCGGGTGAATGCGATCGCCCCGTCGGTGGTGCGGACGAAATTCGCGTCCGGCCTCATCGCCGGTGACAACGAGGCGCAGATCGCCGCCGGCTACCCGATGGGGCGCATCGGCGAACCCGACGACGTCGCGCGTGCGGTCGCCTTCCTCGCCGGTGAGGAGTCCTCCTGGATCACCGGGGAGACCATCCGTGTCGACGGCGGCATGATGGCCACCGGCGGCGCGTGA
- a CDS encoding ABC-F family ATP-binding cassette domain-containing protein, which translates to MITATDLEVRAGARTLLAAPGDALRIQPGDRIGLVGRNGAGKTTTLRILAGETEPYAGSIMRSGELGYLPQDPKEGDLDVLAKDRVLSARGLDAILRQMEKQQALMAEAADDRVRDKAVRKYGQLEERFAALGGYVAESDAARICHSLGLPDRVLGQPLRTLSGGQRRRIELARILFAASDDAGKSDTTLLLDEPTNHLDADSITWLRGFLQNHDGGLVVISHDVDLLADVVNRVWFLDAVRGEADIYNMGWKRYLDARATDEQRRKRERANAEKKAGALRAQAAKLGAKATKATAAQNMLKRADRMLDALDEERVSDRTARIRFPEPATCGKTPLMASGLTKTYGSLEIFTGVDLAIDKGSRVVVLGLNGAGKTTLLKLLAGVEKADIGTIEPGYGLKMGYFAQEHDTIDDMATVWENIRHAAPDAGEQDLRGLLGAFMFSGAQLDQPAGTLSGGEKTRLTLAGLVSSSANVLLLDEPTNNLDPISREQVLDALRSYTGAVVLVTHDPGAAAALDPQRVILLPDGTEDHWSDEYQELIELA; encoded by the coding sequence GTGATCACCGCGACTGACCTGGAAGTTCGAGCGGGCGCGCGGACCCTGTTGGCGGCGCCCGGCGATGCGCTGCGCATTCAGCCCGGAGACCGGATCGGTCTGGTCGGCCGCAACGGTGCCGGCAAGACGACGACGCTGCGCATCCTGGCCGGCGAAACCGAACCGTACGCGGGCAGCATCATGCGCAGCGGCGAGCTCGGCTACCTACCGCAGGACCCGAAGGAGGGCGACCTCGACGTCCTCGCCAAGGACCGGGTGCTCTCGGCTCGCGGGCTCGACGCGATCCTGCGGCAGATGGAGAAGCAGCAGGCGTTGATGGCCGAGGCCGCCGACGATCGCGTCCGCGACAAGGCCGTCCGCAAATACGGGCAACTCGAGGAGCGCTTCGCCGCACTCGGCGGTTACGTGGCCGAGTCGGATGCAGCGCGCATCTGCCACAGCCTGGGCTTGCCGGACCGCGTCCTGGGCCAGCCCCTGCGGACCCTCTCCGGCGGGCAGCGCCGGCGCATCGAACTGGCGCGGATTCTGTTCGCCGCCTCCGATGACGCCGGCAAGTCCGACACCACACTGTTGCTGGACGAGCCGACCAACCACCTCGACGCCGATTCGATCACTTGGCTGCGCGGTTTCCTGCAGAACCACGACGGCGGACTCGTCGTGATCAGCCACGACGTCGACCTGCTGGCCGATGTGGTGAATCGGGTGTGGTTCCTCGACGCCGTGCGCGGTGAGGCCGACATCTACAACATGGGGTGGAAGCGCTACCTCGACGCCCGGGCGACCGACGAACAGCGTCGCAAACGCGAACGTGCCAACGCGGAGAAGAAGGCGGGCGCGTTGCGTGCGCAGGCCGCAAAGCTCGGCGCCAAGGCGACCAAGGCGACGGCTGCGCAGAACATGCTCAAACGCGCCGACCGCATGCTCGACGCGCTCGACGAGGAGCGCGTGTCCGACCGCACCGCACGCATCCGGTTCCCGGAGCCGGCGACCTGCGGCAAAACCCCGCTGATGGCCAGCGGTCTGACGAAAACCTATGGGTCGCTGGAGATCTTCACCGGCGTCGACCTGGCCATCGACAAGGGCAGCCGGGTGGTGGTGCTCGGCCTCAACGGTGCGGGCAAGACCACCCTGCTCAAGCTGCTGGCCGGTGTGGAGAAGGCCGACATCGGGACGATCGAACCCGGCTATGGCCTGAAGATGGGGTACTTCGCGCAGGAGCACGACACCATCGACGACATGGCCACGGTGTGGGAGAACATCCGCCACGCCGCCCCCGACGCGGGTGAGCAGGACCTACGCGGACTGTTGGGTGCCTTCATGTTCAGCGGCGCGCAACTCGACCAGCCGGCCGGCACGTTGTCCGGCGGCGAGAAGACACGACTGACCCTGGCCGGGTTGGTCTCCTCGTCGGCCAACGTCCTGCTGCTCGACGAACCGACCAACAACCTGGACCCGATCTCGCGTGAACAGGTGCTCGATGCGCTGCGCAGCTACACCGGTGCGGTGGTGCTGGTGACCCA